A region from the Drosophila takahashii strain IR98-3 E-12201 chromosome 2L, DtakHiC1v2, whole genome shotgun sequence genome encodes:
- the LOC138914886 gene encoding uncharacterized protein, with the protein MIFPFSCAHRSHYRPVTIDRLIEAPPSLVHGDSAFSRTPSPSICPWLVPQWLWVLCWQHCPNTGISNEATDVMPTCMPHFLHPPVFSRVTPDLRRFVFVFRWDHLFMAAVLQTPSGPRAQSSLGTRARPILRARCAFRPGCGPPSPLVPPRFLRATRPS; encoded by the exons ATGATATTTCCATTTTCGTGTGCCCATCGATCGCACTATCGTCCAGTGACAATCGACCGCCTTATCGAGGCGCCCCCGTCCCTAGTTCATGGTGATTCGGCATTTTCTCG CACTCCTTCGCCCTCTATCTGCCCTTGGCTAGTGCCCCAGTGGCTCTGGGTTTTGTGCTGGCAACATTGCCCCAACACTGGCATTTCAAACGAGGCAACAG atGTGATGCCGACATGTATGCCCCATTTTCTTCACCCCCCTGTTTTCAGCCGCGTCACCCCCGATCTACGCCGTTTCGTGTTTGTGTTTCGTTGGGATCATTTATTTATGGCCGCTGTTCTTCAAACACCCTCAGGCCCGCGAGCCCAATCCTCACTCGGAACCCGCGCCCGTCCAATCTTACGCGCACGCTGCGCCTTCCGCCCAGGATGCGGGCCTCCTTCACCGCTTGTACCTCCGCGATTCCTTCGGGCCACTCGTCCTTCTTAA